From a single Miscanthus floridulus cultivar M001 chromosome 8, ASM1932011v1, whole genome shotgun sequence genomic region:
- the LOC136474168 gene encoding serine/threonine-protein kinase OXI1-like: MAPSPPQQLSLALADLRALSVLGQGAGGVVFHVVPVAAAGDSAAAGAGEPMALKAMSRAAARRKGAGGTCGGGDGHRRIWFERDVLLSLRHPLLPSLRGVVATDAVVGFAISRCPGGDLKSLRRRWRAQTTFPESVIRFYASELVLALEHLHGLGVVHRDVKPENILIQDSGHIMLIDFDLSTTLPPPPPPPPPEPDATPTRATSLSPSSSHHHRRKNKKAAMVFGACFSRHAASPETSSQSPSSTSMTASSASASSLSCSSPGARTPAKSNSFVGTEDYVAPEIVAGSGHDYAVDWWGLGVVIYEMMYGRTPFRGRSRRETFHRVLTAPPELPGEASPLRDLITRLLEKDPGKRLGARGVKRHAFFRGVDWDRVLDVARPPFIPSPDENDGNAGAVVEAEALDVEKVVHEVFGSSGAGETRLMEVCSHGGTDDDFSIFF, translated from the coding sequence ATGGCGCCTTCACCGCCGCAGCAGCTAAGCCTTGCCCTTGCGGACCTCAGGGCCCTGTCCGTGCTCGGCCAGGGCGCCGGGGGCGTGGTCTTCCACGTCGTGCCCGTCGCCGCAGCCGGGGACAGCGCCGCTGCAGGCGCAGGCGAGCCCATGGCGCTCAAGGCCATGTCCCGCGCCGCCGCGCGGCGCAAGGGCGCAGGAGGCACGTGCGGTGGCGGTGACGGGCACCGGAGGATCTGGTTCGAGCGCGACGTCCTGCTGTCGCTCCGCCACCCGCTGCTCCCGTCCCTCCGCGGCGTCGTGGCCACCGACGCCGTCGTCGGCTTCGCCATCAGCCGCTGCCCCGGCGGCGACCTCAAGTCGCTCCGGCGCCGCTGGCGCGCCCAGACCACGTTCCCGGAATCCGTCATCCGGTTCTACGCGTCGGAGCTGGTGCTCGCGCTCGAGCACCTCCACGGCCTCGGCGTCGTGCACCGCGACGTCAAGCCGGAGAACATCCTCATCCAGGACTCAGGCCACATCATGCTCATCGACTTCGACCTCTCCACCACGTTgccaccacctccgcctccgccgccgccggagccggaCGCGACCCCGACACGCGCCACCTCGCTTTCACCTTCCTCATCACATCACCACAGGCGCAAGAACAAGAAGGCCGCTATGGTTTTCGGCGCGTGCTTCTCCCGCCACGCAGCTTCGCCGGAGACTTCGTCGCAGTCCCCGTCGTCCACTTCGATGACGGCCTCGTCCGCGTCCGCGTCCTCGTTGTCCTGCAGCTCGCCGGGCGCTCGGACGCCAGCCAAGTCGAACTCGTTCGTGGGCACGGAAGACTACGTGGCGCCGGAGATCGTAGCTGGCAGCGGGCACGACTACGCCGTGGACTGGTGGGGCCTCGGCGTGGTGATCTACGAGATGATGTACGGACGCACCCCGTTCCGAGGCCGGAGCCGGCGGGAGACGTTTCACCGCGTGCTCACCGCACCGCCGGAGCTGCCCGGCGAAGCCTCGCCGTTGCGCGACCTCATCACCAGGCTCCTCGAGAAGGACCCTGGGAAGCGACTAGGCGCGCGCGGCGTCAAGCGGCACGCCTTCTTTAGAGGCGTCGACTGGGACCGCGTCCTCGACGTGGCGCGCCCGCCGTTCATCCCATCGCCCGATGAAAACGATGGTAACGCCGGCGCGGTGGTGGAGGCCGAAGCGCTGGACGTGGAGAAGGTCGTACATGAAGTGTTCGGCTCGAGTGGCGCC